Proteins co-encoded in one Melitaea cinxia chromosome 13, ilMelCinx1.1, whole genome shotgun sequence genomic window:
- the LOC123659285 gene encoding uncharacterized protein LOC123659285, which produces MNENENNNMNVEDIVIINKTSNDIINEKMLATETGAYYQDEDGEQMERSFKRVRNESESEWITVERKGKKLKESETIEIYISHTEAMPKQFAFAKILKENSIQDIIRVKYINPYKVRVDLINEVSADKLEHCQVLLNKGWRMQRSMERSLSYGIIKYVDLDLTDEMILNNISCNEPAKLIAVSRLNKRGPTEDKRWIPSEAVRLCFKGAYIPPFVFVEGLRIKVERYIFPVTQCAQCWKFGHITKRCPSKKVICPKCGNNHPNCETTSFRCVNCKGNHMALSKTCSHYLKEKKLREIMSEFNCTYRKALTIYVAPSQEDSEEMNFEHSQQQELPQNLPLSTDTPLPCAQSTSTTASSFAEALKSKGHKSKPTRKLTNEHKQQQQRKHHDFDYTSQCEIVSDNEELLTNQDFRNSESEPNKSRNVSFGELISRIKDMLFIRDVTMPDKIRTIIKLCIEWLILLVVDNVADWPLLKCILDYFKDG; this is translated from the coding sequence ATGAATGAAAATGAGAATAACAATATGAATGTGGAGGacattgttattataaacaagACGAGCAACGatataataaacgaaaaaatgttAGCGACGGAGACAGGGGCGTATTACCAAGATGAAGACGGCGAACAAATGGAAAGATCATTTAAAAGAGTAAGAAATGAGAGTGAAAGTGAATGGATTACAGTTGAAAGAAAGGgtaaaaaattgaaagaaagtgaaacaattgaaatatatatatcacacaCGGAAGCTATGCCAAAACAGTTTgcttttgctaaaattttaaaagaaaatagtatTCAAGATATTATtagagtaaaatatattaatccaTACAAAGTAAGAGTAGATCTTATCAATGAAGTTAGTGCGGATAAGTTAGAGCATTGCCAAGTACTCTTAAATAAGGGATGGCGAATGCAAAGGTCGATGGAGAGAAGTTTGTCGTatggtattataaaatatgttgattTGGATTTAACAGATGaaatgattttgaataatatatcaTGCAATGAGCCAGCCAAATTAATTGCTGTAAGTCGTCTGAATAAGAGAGGTCCAACAGAGGATAAACGCTGGATACCTAGCGAAGCCGTAAGACTATGTTTTAAAGGTGCGTATATTCCaccatttgtatttgtagaagGCCTAAGAATAAAAGTCGAACGTTACATATTTCCAGTGACCCAGTGTGCACAGTGTTGGAAGTTTGGTCACATTACAAAAAGATGCCcatcaaaaaaagttatttgtccAAAATGTGGCAATAATCACCCTAATTGTGAAACTACTTCATTCAGGTGTGTGAACTGTAAAGGGAACCATATGGCGCTTTCCAAAACATGTTCCCACTATTTGAAGGAGAAAAAGTTGAGAGAGATCATGAGTGAGTTTAATTGCACCTATCGGAAGGCCTTAACTATTTATGTTGCCCCCTCACAAGAAGATAGTGAAGAGATGAACTTTGAACACTCACAACAACAGGAATTACCCCAAAACCTACCCCTAAGCACTGATACACCATTGCCTTGTGCTCAAAGTACGTCTACTACTGCATCTTCATTCGCAGAAGCATTAAAATCTAAAGGACATAAATCGAAGCCAACAAGAAAACTTACAAATGAGCACAAACAACAACAGCAACGCAAACATCACGATTTCGATTATACTTCTCAATGTGAAATAGTTTCAGATAACGAAGAACTTCTTACGAACCAGGACTTCAGAAACTCAGAATCTGAACCAAATAAATCAAGGAACGTTTCTTTCGGTGAGCTCATTTCTCGTATCAAGGATATGTTGTTTATAAGAGATGTCACAATGCCAGACAAAATAAGAACGATAATTAAGTTGTGTATTGAgtggttaattttattagttgttGATAACGTTGCGGACTGGCCGTTGTTGAAAtgtattttagattattttaaagatGGATAA